In Marivirga salinae, a single window of DNA contains:
- a CDS encoding response regulator, which yields MEDSKNIKPKVFYLDDDEINLAILEANLEEYYEILGFSDPNKGINYLKNNEVDVILTDQIMPVMDGIEFLQAIKDIQPKVARILLTGVVNQEVIIQAINKVNIYRFHEKSDNYDRLKFDIDSAYHMVKTLREKDFYYKELQETSEKLKIISDNVPAQIIHTDLDGNILEINQGNVAITIDSLGKNISEFLPEDEIKKFFQAMAKVVRTKKSHNIITRAFNFYENFQWFSTVIGPLHSKNKQSGFLMVSQDITDRVNHEERIMSAVIEAEDRQKSKIARDIHDGLQQTLTIALMNFESLDENSIQISENELKKFRSGVRFLRKGLQETRSIAYELIPKSVEDFGFVETLKELIGELNASIDHTEFNFYTNLEQRIEDLNIEYNLFRITQESLNNIIKYAEATEVFVQITNHDNILQLTIEDNGKGFDVDEKLNSDRSFGLFNMNKRTESLSGRMTIESKEGTLIFVEIPLKKKDTTNNVKSK from the coding sequence ATGGAAGATAGTAAAAATATAAAACCTAAAGTATTTTATCTTGATGATGATGAAATTAATCTAGCTATTCTAGAGGCTAATTTAGAAGAATATTATGAGATATTAGGCTTTAGTGATCCTAATAAGGGGATAAACTATCTCAAAAATAATGAGGTTGATGTAATCTTAACCGATCAAATTATGCCTGTGATGGATGGAATAGAGTTTCTGCAGGCCATCAAAGATATTCAACCAAAAGTTGCTAGAATTTTACTAACAGGGGTTGTGAATCAGGAAGTTATCATACAGGCCATTAATAAAGTTAATATTTACCGCTTTCATGAAAAGTCAGATAATTATGATAGACTGAAATTCGATATTGATAGTGCTTATCATATGGTGAAAACACTAAGAGAGAAAGATTTTTATTATAAGGAACTACAGGAAACTTCTGAAAAGCTAAAGATTATTTCGGATAATGTGCCAGCTCAAATAATACATACTGATTTGGATGGTAATATATTAGAAATTAATCAAGGCAATGTAGCAATAACAATAGATAGTCTCGGAAAAAATATTTCAGAGTTTTTACCTGAAGATGAAATAAAGAAATTTTTTCAAGCGATGGCTAAGGTGGTCAGAACCAAGAAAAGTCATAATATTATTACACGAGCCTTTAATTTTTATGAGAATTTTCAATGGTTTTCAACTGTAATTGGCCCTCTCCATTCTAAAAATAAACAAAGCGGGTTTTTGATGGTGAGTCAGGACATTACGGACAGGGTAAATCATGAAGAAAGAATAATGTCGGCAGTTATAGAGGCTGAAGACAGACAGAAAAGTAAGATTGCGAGAGATATTCATGATGGTTTGCAACAAACACTTACTATCGCGCTAATGAATTTTGAATCTCTGGACGAAAACTCTATTCAAATTTCTGAAAATGAACTTAAGAAATTTCGGAGTGGAGTCAGATTTTTACGAAAAGGATTGCAAGAGACCAGAAGCATAGCTTATGAATTAATACCAAAATCAGTTGAAGACTTTGGTTTTGTTGAAACCTTAAAAGAATTGATTGGTGAATTAAATGCCTCAATTGACCATACTGAATTTAATTTTTACACCAATTTGGAGCAAAGAATTGAAGATCTTAATATTGAATACAACCTCTTTAGGATTACTCAAGAGTCTCTAAATAATATCATTAAGTATGCTGAGGCTACTGAAGTATTTGTTCAGATTACAAATCATGATAATATTTTACAGCTCACTATAGAGGATAATGGAAAAGGATTTGATGTAGATGAAAAATTAAATTCTGATAGAAGTTTTGGACTATTCAATATGAATAAAAGAACTGAAAGTCTATCAGGTAGAATGACAATTGAATCAAAAGAAGGTACCCTAATTTTTGTTGAAATTCCTTTAAAGAAGAAAGATACGACAAACAATGTAAAGTCGAAATAA
- a CDS encoding response regulator transcription factor, with protein MIKVLLVDDHRLIRDGIRFYLEKEGHEITIVGEASDGKQALIFLEKNPDEVDIMLTDISMPEMNGVELATEVNKKFQSVKIIALTMIKDSQYVKQMLQAGASGYLLKNAREKEIVDAVKAVYNGESYYAQEATKAIMDFMSKKKQDSDVVAISKREKEVLRLIIDELSNQEIADKLFISIRTVEAHKRNLMEKTGSKTLAGLVKYAINNFLFEDL; from the coding sequence ATGATAAAAGTTTTGTTAGTTGATGACCACCGTTTAATTCGAGACGGAATAAGGTTTTACTTAGAAAAAGAAGGGCATGAGATCACAATTGTTGGTGAGGCTAGTGATGGAAAGCAGGCTTTAATTTTTTTAGAGAAAAATCCTGATGAAGTAGATATCATGCTTACAGATATCAGCATGCCCGAAATGAACGGTGTTGAATTGGCAACTGAGGTGAATAAAAAATTTCAATCCGTCAAAATCATCGCACTTACAATGATTAAGGATAGTCAATATGTAAAGCAAATGCTTCAAGCAGGTGCATCGGGTTACCTTTTGAAAAACGCAAGAGAAAAAGAAATTGTAGATGCTGTGAAAGCGGTTTATAATGGAGAATCCTATTATGCGCAGGAAGCTACAAAAGCCATTATGGATTTCATGAGTAAGAAAAAGCAAGATTCTGACGTGGTAGCTATCTCTAAAAGAGAAAAGGAGGTTTTGAGATTAATTATTGATGAGTTAAGCAATCAAGAAATAGCAGATAAACTATTTATTAGTATAAGGACAGTAGAGGCCCATAAAAGAAATTTAATGGAGAAAACGGGTTCCAAAACACTTGCAGGATTAGTTAAATACGCCATCAACAACTTTTTATTTGAAGATTTATAA
- a CDS encoding patatin-like phospholipase family protein produces the protein MKKVVNTLIYSFPFQLILNHFKKNQLLLLCWVLLFSVINGGFAKGLGIPYLFLSPEYLNEVSFHSYFIVGLTLGGLIVAFNIASYILDGYRFHFIGVITKPFSKFSLNNVIIPLAFLINYIIQIINYQMVYEFMEFWKAFSLALSLPLGVFVSIFILQLYFWFTNKDFREVLAERVEKRIKKLKIGRIAAVKYHKDLKNKQAEVDGYFDLKLRWIKVSKKSNRKVFSVITGIFDQNHLNTVIAEIFIFVIILILGAFRDYPYFQIPAAASAILFLSIILMAIGAITFWFRSWAITGAIAIFFLINYLTTIDFLSKTHYAHGLNYETAPVSYNQKNIDKTTSPNALKQDKETTLEILNNWREQFTEKPKMVLLTASGGGQRAAYWTMNALQNADSITNGNLFKHTVSISGASGGLIGAAYFRELKYMQKKDQTLNIHNPKYLANIGKEALNPIIFSLLTNDIFIRYQSFDYGGYSYPKDRGYAFEQKLNKNLEEVLNKRLIDYKEAELKAEIPMLFLAPTSVNDGRKLYITPNSSSYMSSKNIKDDSLNTLMDNRSIDFLRMFKNQDAENLSFLTALRMSASFPYITPNVNLPSEPSLEIMDAGLADNFGVSDAVLFLYNFKDWIAENTSGVIILTIRDSKKAAIIEKKQNLSILEKLSTPISNIYNNWSNVQDTRNDLLIEYAHEWFQGDLSHAMLTYDAGIAFSDDSIDKMKHIEERASLNWRLTGREKYNIKKAINSSGNQKTLQWLNQSLNSKD, from the coding sequence ATGAAAAAAGTTGTAAATACTCTTATTTATTCATTTCCATTTCAATTGATTCTCAACCATTTCAAAAAGAATCAATTACTGCTTTTGTGCTGGGTATTATTGTTTTCTGTCATCAATGGCGGTTTCGCAAAAGGATTAGGCATCCCTTATCTCTTTTTATCACCAGAATATTTGAATGAGGTCAGTTTTCACAGTTATTTCATTGTTGGACTTACACTAGGTGGGTTAATAGTTGCTTTTAACATTGCTTCCTATATTTTAGATGGCTATAGATTTCATTTTATTGGCGTTATTACTAAGCCGTTTTCAAAATTCTCATTAAATAATGTCATAATTCCATTGGCATTTCTTATCAACTACATCATACAAATCATTAATTATCAAATGGTTTATGAATTTATGGAATTTTGGAAAGCATTTTCTTTAGCTCTTTCATTACCATTGGGTGTATTTGTCTCTATTTTTATTTTACAACTTTACTTTTGGTTTACCAATAAGGATTTCCGTGAAGTTTTAGCAGAAAGAGTTGAAAAAAGAATTAAAAAACTGAAAATTGGTAGGATTGCAGCAGTAAAATATCATAAAGACCTTAAAAATAAACAAGCTGAAGTTGATGGTTATTTCGACCTTAAATTAAGGTGGATTAAAGTAAGCAAAAAAAGTAATAGAAAAGTATTTAGTGTTATAACAGGTATTTTTGATCAAAATCATTTGAATACTGTAATTGCGGAAATTTTTATTTTTGTAATAATCTTAATTTTAGGAGCATTTCGGGATTACCCCTATTTTCAAATCCCTGCTGCTGCAAGTGCTATTCTCTTTTTGAGCATAATTCTAATGGCTATTGGCGCTATTACCTTTTGGTTTCGATCATGGGCAATTACAGGTGCTATCGCCATCTTCTTTTTGATTAATTACTTAACTACCATCGATTTTTTGAGTAAAACGCACTATGCACATGGTTTAAATTATGAGACTGCTCCGGTATCTTATAATCAAAAAAACATTGATAAAACTACCAGCCCTAATGCGTTAAAACAAGATAAAGAAACGACTTTAGAGATCCTTAATAATTGGAGAGAACAATTTACAGAAAAACCAAAAATGGTTTTGCTCACAGCCAGCGGTGGCGGACAAAGAGCTGCTTATTGGACTATGAATGCTCTGCAAAATGCTGATAGCATAACAAATGGAAATCTATTTAAGCATACTGTAAGCATTTCTGGTGCCTCAGGTGGATTAATTGGTGCTGCGTATTTTAGGGAGTTGAAATACATGCAAAAGAAAGATCAGACGCTCAACATCCATAATCCAAAATACCTGGCCAATATTGGAAAAGAAGCTCTTAACCCTATTATATTCAGCCTTTTAACTAACGATATTTTTATTCGATACCAATCCTTTGACTATGGTGGATACAGCTATCCAAAAGATAGAGGATATGCTTTTGAACAAAAGCTCAATAAAAATTTAGAAGAGGTACTTAATAAGCGACTTATTGATTATAAAGAAGCTGAGTTGAAAGCTGAAATTCCAATGCTATTTTTAGCACCAACTAGCGTAAATGATGGCAGGAAACTTTACATAACGCCTAATAGCAGCAGCTATATGTCTAGCAAAAACATAAAAGATGACTCATTGAATACCTTGATGGACAATAGAAGTATTGATTTTCTTAGAATGTTTAAAAATCAAGATGCTGAAAATTTAAGCTTTTTAACTGCCTTAAGAATGAGTGCTTCTTTTCCTTATATCACGCCTAATGTAAATCTACCAAGCGAGCCAAGCTTAGAAATAATGGATGCAGGTTTGGCTGATAATTTTGGTGTGAGTGATGCCGTATTGTTTTTATATAATTTTAAAGATTGGATAGCAGAAAACACTTCAGGAGTAATCATTTTAACAATTCGTGATTCTAAAAAAGCAGCGATCATTGAGAAAAAGCAAAATTTATCCATACTTGAAAAACTATCCACTCCTATTAGCAATATCTATAATAATTGGTCGAATGTGCAGGACACAAGGAATGATTTGCTTATTGAATATGCCCATGAATGGTTTCAAGGAGATTTAAGCCATGCAATGCTCACCTACGATGCTGGTATTGCTTTTTCGGATGACAGCATAGATAAAATGAAACACATAGAAGAAAGAGCATCACTCAACTGGCGACTTACAGGAAGAGAAAAGTACAATATCAAAAAAGCAATCAATAGTAGTGGAAACCAAAAAACTTTGCAATGGCTTAATCAATCCTTAAACTCCAAAGATTGA
- a CDS encoding mechanosensitive ion channel family protein — MIDFFDSLGLEQPYVRLVIFTFLSIVIGIIVRYTFFTTLFVLNKKDDRGLIKLLEKRFSGSIFLFIPMLIMHNLIPGFELSNSFTEWLLLISESLIIVSFTIIAIRLVYFLQDVLNTKFKVDRADNIKERQVLTQVTFIRKIIVFLIVMIGLSLFLLQFDGVRKYGATFLTSAGVAGIIIGLAAQKTIGNLLAGVQIAFTQPIKIGDAVFLENEWGWIEEINLTYVVVRIWDRRRLVLPITYFTEQTYQNWTRNSADILGRVFLYTDYTIPIEVLRKEFEAILASTDLWDKKDQVLQITDCTEKSMEVRLLMSAKDSPTSWDLRCLVREKMLVFIQEKYPNSLPKTRLQMNQSLEFKD, encoded by the coding sequence ATGATTGATTTTTTTGATTCACTTGGCTTAGAGCAACCTTATGTTCGATTAGTAATATTTACATTTCTTTCTATAGTTATTGGAATTATAGTTCGATATACATTTTTTACAACCTTATTTGTACTTAATAAGAAAGACGATAGAGGGTTGATAAAGCTACTTGAAAAACGCTTTAGTGGAAGTATTTTTCTTTTTATCCCAATGCTAATAATGCATAATCTCATTCCTGGTTTTGAATTAAGCAACAGTTTTACAGAATGGTTATTATTGATTTCCGAATCTCTAATTATTGTTTCATTCACCATCATTGCAATCAGATTAGTTTATTTTTTGCAAGATGTCTTAAACACTAAATTTAAAGTTGATAGAGCGGATAACATAAAAGAAAGACAAGTATTAACTCAGGTTACCTTTATAAGGAAGATCATTGTTTTTTTGATTGTGATGATAGGATTAAGCTTGTTTTTGTTACAATTTGATGGGGTCAGGAAATATGGGGCTACTTTTTTAACTTCAGCAGGAGTAGCGGGTATTATTATTGGTTTAGCAGCTCAAAAAACAATTGGGAATTTATTAGCTGGAGTTCAAATCGCTTTTACTCAACCTATCAAAATTGGAGATGCAGTGTTTTTGGAAAATGAATGGGGCTGGATAGAAGAAATTAATTTAACTTATGTGGTAGTGAGAATTTGGGATCGTAGAAGATTAGTATTACCAATCACGTATTTTACAGAGCAAACCTATCAAAATTGGACTAGAAATTCTGCAGACATTTTAGGAAGGGTGTTTTTATATACAGATTACACCATTCCAATTGAAGTGCTAAGAAAAGAATTTGAAGCTATTTTGGCTAGTACAGATCTTTGGGATAAAAAGGACCAAGTATTGCAAATTACCGATTGCACTGAAAAATCAATGGAAGTCAGATTATTGATGTCAGCAAAAGATTCACCTACCTCTTGGGACTTAAGATGTTTGGTGAGAGAGAAAATGCTGGTGTTTATTCAAGAGAAATACCCTAATTCTTTACCTAAAACAAGGTTACAAATGAATCAATCTTTGGAGTTTAAGGATTGA
- a CDS encoding acyl-CoA dehydrogenase family protein, giving the protein MNNQSTDQFESPDFYALDGLLTEEHKLIRQSIRDFVKKEISPNIEEWAQNAHFPYEIVKKFGDVGAFGPTIPQEYGGGGLDYISYGLIMQEIERGDSGMRSTASVQGSLVMYPIYAFGNEAQRKKYLPKLASGEWLGSFGLTEPDHGSNPSGMTTNFKDKGDHYLLNGAKMWISNSPKCDVAVVWAKDESGRIHGLIVERGMEGFTTPETHGKWSLRASTTGELVFDNVKVPKENLLEGKSGLGAPMKCLDSARFGIAWGAIGAAMDCYDSARRYSLERIQFGKPIASFQLTQKKLSEMLTEITKSQLLNYRLAQLMDEGKASTPQISLAKRNAVEVALNIAREARQIHGGMGITGDYPMMRHMANLESVITYEGTHDIHLLILGKEITGIPAFE; this is encoded by the coding sequence ATGAATAATCAATCAACCGACCAATTTGAGTCACCTGATTTTTACGCTTTAGATGGATTACTAACAGAGGAGCATAAACTAATCAGACAATCGATAAGGGATTTTGTAAAAAAGGAAATCAGTCCGAATATAGAAGAGTGGGCACAAAATGCTCATTTTCCTTATGAAATCGTAAAGAAATTTGGTGATGTAGGTGCTTTTGGGCCTACTATTCCGCAAGAATATGGAGGAGGAGGTTTAGATTATATCTCTTATGGGCTCATTATGCAAGAAATTGAAAGAGGAGATTCAGGAATGCGTTCTACGGCTTCTGTTCAAGGTTCTTTGGTGATGTATCCAATTTATGCTTTTGGAAATGAAGCTCAACGTAAAAAATATTTACCAAAATTAGCATCAGGTGAATGGCTTGGAAGTTTCGGATTAACGGAACCTGATCATGGTTCTAATCCAAGCGGAATGACCACCAATTTCAAAGATAAAGGGGATCATTACCTTTTGAATGGAGCTAAGATGTGGATATCTAATTCTCCTAAATGTGATGTTGCTGTAGTATGGGCAAAAGATGAATCAGGAAGAATTCATGGTTTGATAGTAGAAAGAGGAATGGAAGGATTCACAACTCCTGAAACTCATGGGAAATGGTCATTAAGGGCAAGCACAACTGGAGAATTGGTTTTTGATAATGTGAAAGTTCCTAAAGAAAACTTATTAGAAGGAAAATCAGGATTGGGAGCACCTATGAAATGCTTGGATTCAGCAAGATTTGGTATTGCATGGGGAGCTATAGGCGCTGCAATGGATTGCTATGATTCTGCTAGAAGATATTCTTTAGAGCGTATTCAATTCGGGAAGCCAATTGCGTCTTTCCAGTTAACACAGAAGAAGTTATCTGAAATGTTAACAGAAATCACCAAGTCACAATTATTGAATTATCGACTGGCTCAATTGATGGATGAAGGCAAGGCAAGTACACCTCAAATTTCCTTGGCAAAACGTAATGCAGTGGAAGTTGCGCTTAATATTGCAAGGGAGGCCAGACAGATTCATGGCGGTATGGGAATCACGGGAGACTACCCTATGATGCGCCATATGGCAAACCTAGAGTCCGTTATAACGTATGAAGGTACACATGATATTCATTTGTTGATATTAGGAAAAGAGATTACAGGGATACCTGCATTTGAATAA
- a CDS encoding tryptophan 2,3-dioxygenase family protein has translation MNKDQINQNLEKLNLKYQSMGQDLSAYLDGLLISNYTTYWDYINIDTLLTLQKPKTDFPDEEIFIMYHQITELYFKMCLNEMEQIANNGQIIGENGEDLGWNEKLDVNFFISRLGRMNRYFETLTQSFDIMVQGMEKEQFQRFRMALLPASGFQSAQYRLIEFASTPLLQLVRKEKKEECINTPLEEQYEHIYWKQGATEIETGQKTLTLEQFEKKYKYEFINWIKRFEQKNIYQKYLELDKESKNNNELKEALRNFDLNVNVFWPLVHYKSAVRYLQEKNKDVAATGGTNWQQYLPPRFQKRIFFPELWSEQEKEEWGKGWVVKEVFGE, from the coding sequence ATGAATAAAGACCAAATCAATCAAAATCTGGAAAAACTTAATCTTAAGTACCAGTCAATGGGACAAGATTTATCTGCTTATCTGGATGGATTACTTATATCCAATTATACCACTTATTGGGATTACATTAATATTGACACTTTATTAACCTTACAAAAGCCCAAAACCGATTTTCCTGATGAAGAAATCTTCATTATGTATCATCAAATAACCGAGCTTTATTTCAAGATGTGCTTAAATGAAATGGAGCAAATTGCCAATAATGGACAAATTATTGGTGAAAATGGTGAAGATTTAGGATGGAATGAAAAACTAGATGTTAATTTTTTCATCAGCAGATTGGGCAGAATGAATCGATATTTTGAGACCTTAACTCAATCCTTCGATATCATGGTTCAAGGAATGGAAAAGGAACAATTTCAAAGATTTAGAATGGCACTATTACCTGCTAGTGGTTTTCAATCAGCTCAATATCGATTAATTGAATTTGCCTCCACTCCTTTGCTTCAATTAGTAAGAAAAGAAAAAAAAGAGGAATGTATAAATACTCCTTTAGAAGAACAATATGAGCATATTTATTGGAAACAAGGAGCTACAGAAATAGAAACTGGCCAAAAAACACTGACACTAGAGCAGTTTGAAAAAAAATATAAATATGAATTTATCAATTGGATAAAACGTTTTGAGCAAAAAAATATCTACCAGAAATATTTAGAACTTGATAAGGAATCTAAAAACAACAATGAATTAAAAGAAGCTTTAAGAAATTTTGACTTAAATGTGAATGTTTTTTGGCCTTTGGTTCATTACAAATCTGCAGTTAGATATTTACAAGAGAAAAACAAGGATGTTGCTGCTACTGGCGGCACAAACTGGCAACAATATTTGCCCCCAAGATTTCAAAAACGTATATTCTTTCCTGAATTATGGTCAGAGCAAGAAAAAGAAGAGTGGGGCAAAGGTTGGGTCGTAAAAGAAGTTTTTGGAGAATAA
- a CDS encoding toxin-antitoxin system YwqK family antitoxin, with amino-acid sequence MKFVFSIILILLPTLLFAQSKEVKIYYDDEREHMKERYFVKDLDPSVLYGTYESYYISGELKSTGQYIDNETYGQWKYYYESGKLKMQGQLKENSNHGLWSYYFENGELRMEGKIYDGLRQGNWKYFFETGVLKSEGEYLNDLKNGLWTYFSETGDLKAKAIYRNGDGVYKEFYPNGSLKSEGFIKDEKSDSLWRNYYQSGSLKSKGQYSEGAKEGKWVYYYEDGTLSGEGEYIDNLSHGKWVYYHPNGQVSAEGAEREGKKEGYWKLYFEDGGLKGEGVYDAGSGEYKEFYESGKLKLKGTVVDSKSEGNWEYFYESGEKEGEAEFQNGKGEYKGYYQNGDIKMQGVIEDGVKVGTWELYDHNQKLAGYYKPIYEDYEPLLRTAKNRNNLADDNLQYNKPDYRYKSKSSSYFKSRNNDFPTIILQANPFTMLFGDLQVAMEYNIQQRIGYELLYHTFRNPFFANSLNLRAGDNFFEGFGFSLRQRFYHKDTKFGMPYFGHSVSYTNVDRFKYYENNAQTDVVSAEMNAQGIRYGLLVGSRILQNLNDNGFTFDINLGINFNYYFYGEVQNEGEREAIFDDLINQPFTVQPIVGLSFGYVFKLKNVKTLNP; translated from the coding sequence ATGAAATTCGTTTTTAGCATCATATTAATACTATTACCAACATTACTTTTTGCACAAAGCAAAGAAGTAAAAATCTATTATGATGATGAAAGAGAACATATGAAGGAGCGCTATTTTGTAAAAGATTTAGATCCTAGCGTTCTCTACGGAACCTATGAATCTTATTACATTTCAGGCGAACTTAAAAGTACAGGGCAATATATTGATAATGAAACATATGGCCAATGGAAATACTACTATGAGAGCGGTAAATTAAAAATGCAAGGTCAACTTAAAGAGAACTCTAACCACGGCCTATGGTCATATTATTTTGAGAATGGCGAACTTAGAATGGAAGGGAAAATTTACGATGGATTACGCCAAGGAAACTGGAAATATTTTTTCGAAACTGGGGTTCTTAAAAGTGAAGGAGAATATTTAAATGATTTAAAAAATGGTTTATGGACTTATTTTTCTGAAACCGGAGATTTAAAGGCAAAAGCAATTTACAGGAATGGTGATGGAGTATATAAAGAATTTTATCCGAATGGAAGCCTCAAGTCAGAAGGATTTATAAAAGATGAAAAAAGTGACAGTCTTTGGAGAAATTATTACCAATCAGGCAGCTTAAAGTCAAAAGGCCAATATTCGGAAGGTGCCAAAGAAGGAAAATGGGTCTATTATTATGAAGACGGAACTCTATCAGGTGAAGGAGAATATATTGATAATTTAAGCCATGGAAAATGGGTTTATTACCATCCCAATGGACAGGTAAGTGCTGAAGGCGCTGAAAGAGAAGGTAAAAAAGAAGGCTATTGGAAGCTCTATTTTGAGGATGGAGGTTTAAAAGGTGAAGGAGTGTATGATGCAGGTAGTGGAGAATATAAAGAATTCTACGAAAGCGGTAAATTGAAACTGAAAGGCACTGTTGTAGATAGTAAAAGTGAAGGAAATTGGGAATATTTTTATGAATCAGGTGAAAAGGAAGGAGAAGCTGAGTTTCAAAATGGTAAAGGAGAATATAAAGGATACTATCAGAATGGCGATATAAAAATGCAAGGTGTTATAGAAGATGGTGTAAAAGTAGGTACTTGGGAATTATATGATCATAACCAGAAGTTAGCAGGGTATTATAAACCTATTTATGAGGATTATGAACCTTTATTAAGAACTGCAAAAAACCGTAATAATCTTGCAGATGATAATTTACAATATAATAAGCCAGATTACCGATATAAATCTAAAAGTAGTTCATACTTCAAATCCAGAAATAATGATTTCCCTACTATCATCCTTCAAGCCAATCCTTTTACCATGCTTTTTGGTGATTTGCAAGTTGCAATGGAATACAACATCCAACAAAGAATAGGTTATGAACTTTTATACCACACCTTTAGAAACCCTTTCTTTGCAAATTCATTAAACCTAAGAGCTGGTGATAATTTTTTTGAAGGATTTGGATTTAGCTTGAGACAACGATTTTATCATAAAGACACAAAGTTTGGAATGCCATATTTTGGACACTCAGTGTCCTACACAAATGTAGATCGATTTAAATATTATGAAAATAATGCACAAACTGATGTAGTTTCTGCTGAAATGAATGCCCAGGGAATTCGTTATGGTCTATTAGTGGGCAGTCGGATTTTACAAAACCTAAATGACAATGGTTTTACTTTTGACATCAATTTAGGTATCAATTTTAATTATTATTTCTATGGAGAAGTGCAAAACGAAGGTGAAAGAGAAGCCATTTTTGATGATTTAATCAATCAACCATTTACAGTCCAACCGATAGTGGGGCTTTCTTTCGGTTATGTTTTTAAACTTAAAAATGTAAAAACTTTAAATCCATAG